A window from Engraulis encrasicolus isolate BLACKSEA-1 chromosome 13, IST_EnEncr_1.0, whole genome shotgun sequence encodes these proteins:
- the LOC134461409 gene encoding caspase a-like gives MSADLARMRKLFIDKVSLPVVKQLLDDLVEDRVLNEEEKDSVLEENKSKADKARCLIDMVKKKGDKASLKMIQHIKERDENLYEVLQPQQAPAPTVSVPLPQSQVSSQDEFSVSAVLIPTTEQFKSAKLQEGNRIYPPRNKNERKRLALLINNVHFETSGMHRRGSEKDEERMEALLQNLGYDVIKYRDQSAEGMDKAVKDFSERKEHELSDSTFVVMMSHGKRDNIMGVKWNRDSPELDVFPVDKIYKYLNTTGCPGLRNKPKVILIQACRGGDSGLVWVPDGMQDDGMAGIQSDDMAHQEKDFISLLSCTPDTKSYRHVEDGSFFFQRLVDVFNTHAHKEHMEDLCTMVMRRFEDFPRQMVCKDRTTLTRHFYLFPGL, from the exons ATGTCCG CGGACCTGGCACGAATGCGCAAGCTGTTTATCGACAAGGTGTCTTTGCCAGTTGTCAAACAGCTGTTGGACGATCTTGTTGAGGACCGAGTCTTaaatgaagaggagaaggatTCGGTATTGGAAGAAAACAAGTCAAAGGCAGATAAGGCGCGCTGCCTTATAGACATGGTTAAAAAGAAGGGCGACAAAGCTTCTCTGAAGATGATCCAGCACattaaagagagagatgaaaacttGTACGAGGTGTTACAACCTCAGCAAGCCCCTGCACCAA CAGTTTCAGTTCCATTACCCCAGAGCCAGGTCTCAAGTCAAGATGAGTTCAGTGTGTCAGCGGTCCTCATTCCTACAACTGAACAGTTTAAGTCAGCAAAACTCCAGGAGGGAAACAGa ATCTACCCACCACGGAACAAGAATGAACGGAAGCGGCTCGCACTGCTCATAAACAATGTACACTTTGAAACCAGCGGAATGCACCGACGAGGCTCGGAGAAGGACGAGGAGAGAATGGAGGCTCTGCTGCAGAACCTGGGGTACGACGTCATAAAATACCGGGACCAGTCGGCAGAG GGGATGGACAAAGCCGTCAAAGACTTCTCAGAAAGGAAAGAGCACGAACTGTCCGACAGCACCTTTGTGGTCATGATGTCCCATGGGAAAAGGGACAACATCATGGGGGTTAAGTGGAACAGGGATAGTCCTGAATTGGATGTATTCCCTGTTGATAAGATTTACAAGTACCTCAACACCACCGGTTGTCCTGGACTGCGCAACAAACCAAAAGTCATTCTCATTCAAGCCTGCAGAGGAG GTGATAGTGGACTTGTTTGGGTACCGGATGGCATGCAGGATGACGGGATGGCCGGTATACAGAGTGACGACATGGCACACCAGGAGAAAGACttcatttccctcctctcctgtacGCCTG ACACAAAATCTTACAGGCATGTGGAGGATGGGTCATTCTTCTTTCAGCGCCTTGTGGACGTTTTCAACACCCACGCTCACAAAGAACATATGGAAGATTTGTGTACAATG GTCATGAGGCGCTTTGAGGACTTCCCAAGACAGATGGTCTGTAAAGACAGGACCACTCTCACCAGACACTTCTACCTCTTCCCAGGACTGTGA